The sequence below is a genomic window from Theobroma cacao cultivar B97-61/B2 chromosome 6, Criollo_cocoa_genome_V2, whole genome shotgun sequence.
ATTGGGAGAGGCCATTATGACTGCACTTACGATGCAGGTTAGTATGAAAGAATTTGTAGTCTAGTTGAAGGAAACATTAAGAAACTCAATGCTAAACTATTGTGAACAATGTGGTGAGACTTTACGACTAAATTCactgcctttcaaaaaaaaaatgtataattAGGGATTCTAGCAGTATCCATTCTGATTTCACCTTTTTGTTGGCCAGATAACATTGAATTGCGAATGGAGAGATTATTTACAGCAGCTACTTCAGTCGTTCTAGCCAATATAACCATGGACATGCCAGGAAATCTTGATTCTCTCGAGGTACATCAGAGCTGTTTGTAGATTTCCCTGCTCatctttttatcaaatatttgtaAACTGTTGTAGGTTGATCGAAATATTACTGAATATTTTACTACAAGGTCCTTAATATAGCTTGCCCAAATATATTATCCTTCTAGCCATGTCAGTAACATTTTTTCTCTTCGTGGTCTCGCAGTTGTTTCCATCTTATATTCCAGACCTTTCATTTGGAAGTCCTTTGATGGTGTCGGGCAGATACAAAGGAGACTTTCCAGACAATATTAAAGTTACTGGAATGTTAGCAGATATGAGCACTTTTGTAACTGACTTGAAAGTGCAAAATGCAAAGGACGTGCCATTTGATAGAGTTAACTTTTCTACTCCTGCAGTTAAAACTGCTGAACTTTTCAGAGTTTATACTTGATTTGACAACTTGTTATGATCATTTTGTTTACGGCAAGCAGTGGTTAACTTCAGTTCCAaagaaacatatttttaatgcAGAAAGTACCATCTTCTTTGTGCATTTAACAAGTTTgctttaattttactttatttgcCTGTGCCAGCTCTTACATGTTAAAGGACCTGTCTGTATACAACTTGCGCAGTTtgctttaaattttcttatatgCTTAATAGGCCTTCTACATGATAtgattgaaatattttttgtatCCATGTAAAATAATTGTTATCAAATATGAGGGCTGTTGTCCATAAGAGTCAGTGTTGGGTAAATTGATGTTTGACCCCCTTGGTTAATTTTTTGTACTTAACACATCGTGTTTACTCCCTAGGCAGTTAACTTGTGGTTTGATTTGTTATCATAGGGAGTATGGTGTTAATTTACTAATAATAGGACAGACCCCCCGCAATAgtatatatatctttttagAAAGTACCTTCTAAATATGAGGGTATCTATGTGAACACTCTTCCAGTTGAAGCCTTATTTAACTAtagatcatcatcatcattaaaATGCAGATATAGAAGGTTGGGTAGTGATGCATCTATTTTTTCTAATTGTTATGTTTGTTGGCAGATGCTTACAAGGAGGCAAATTGAtattgttacatgtcatgctTGGTTTTCAGAGAGTCAAGAGCTTGAAGAGAAGGTATGCCACTTCCTGAAACTTCGGTTGAGCTTATATAACAAATCAGGCCTGTCTGGCATATTTAGGCTAAGTTTGACATTGTGGGTGGGTTGTAAAACTATTGTTTGGCCTGCAAACATAATGCCAAACAAGGAGGCTGAGATGGACTTTGTTGTTATGATCATATTCACACCCTGATGAATACATATAACTTACAGAAATTATTAAGCTTTATTTGCCAATCATTCTTGCAGTCTGGTTTACATTTTTGGTCATACACCTAATTATTTTTGAGCTGTTTCTGGTGCAGGTTGCCAAAATAAGTCTTCAAACTAGTTTTCCATCCGAGTATACCTGCTTGATTTTGCTTCAAACTGATAGTGAAAAGAAAGTGCAAGAATCAATTCGCGTACAGGAGGTACGTACTTGTCTAAGGTTCTGCATGAATTATAGAGGCAGTTTCAGCATTCCCCTTGGATTCAGTTTTATAGTAGTAGTTATGACTATAACCCCCTAGCTCTTTAATTGATTACATTGATCTCATTTCCTTTATATCTCACAAGTTGAGACTCACTCTTACCATCAATCATTCTAAACGACATCAGATTAAAATTTGATAGTTTGGCTGTGGTTTTtccaaaaattgaagaaacttTCTGAATATAAGAATAGAAGTAGATGATAAACTTGCTAATTCCTGTCTGTTATATAGTTATATGTTTAAGGAGTAAAAATATGCCCATTGACTTagtttcttttaaatttaaccagatattcaaaaaaataaatatgccAAAAAAGGGAGATATGAATGGCCAGAAGCTTGTTTTCCTGGGATGCATGGGGGTCGGCTTTGGTAACTTGACCGCAACGGCTAAGAATATCCCTCCAGGAATTGAGGAACCAAAGTCACCCGAAGGTGCAGAGATTTTGGTTCGGGCTGCTTCCAACTGTTGCAGCACGCTGCTTGATCGCTGCTGTTGCATGTGCTTCATCCAGGCTTGTTCCTATATGAATAACCAATGCTCAATCGTTTTCACACAACTCTGCACCGCTCTCGCTTGTTTTGAGTGTGTCAACTGCTGTTATGAGCTCTGCGCTTGTGTCTAGAGGTACTGGGAATGGTAGTTGAAGTCTTAAAGACGAAAACTAAGAGGAAAGGAATATGATTATTATGGGTATTGTATATAGACTCTGTTGCAGATCATGATGTTAATAGCAACATTTCAATCATAGTTACTTATACGAGCTTGCCTTATCCAGAAGTGATGACTCCCACATCATGCCAATGCCATCTTAGTCCTTGGGTGATACTCATTGAAATACGGGATTATAATATTCTATATCCACTGAGATGGAGATGTAGTTGGATTGGAGTATACACACTTTTGGAgatgaaatataaattaattttcgtCGTCCTCGTCTAATCCACTCATAATTACATGAATATATTCataaacatttcaaaaattaaaatttttgaaagattggTAATTTTTTGTTCATCAACATATAACGTCACACTAGAAAAATCTCATGCATTAACTTGATGAAAGTGTAACCATTTTCGAGCAATgatttcaatataattttttaattctgaaattttattatttttaataaatcttGGAGcattattttagaaaaaaatagcCTTTTAACAGCAATCTTTTTGttatgtttaaaaattttattaaaagccGATATGCTTTTGTTGGAATGACTAAACGGGATAGTCAGGTAAATTTGTAGTGAAGCAATGAATAGATGCAATGCAAAGAATTAACACGTGATGGACAAAGATAAagtgaataaaattaattgggCCAAATCAGGTTAAAGCCCAACCTAAAATCCGGGACGGATGACGGACCATCAGGCAATGACAACTTTAGACAAgccttttctttaaaaaaaaaaaaccttttttttaagatttgatttttaatttaaaagttattatgaaatttttatgaataataataatttttaaatttaatttaaatttttttgttaaatttatttttataaattctttttatcaaataagCTATTTGATAAAACAACTTATAtaagttctaattttagttaaaattaccataaaagggtatttaataaataattttttattaatcacgaattcttttgttcataataaaaaaaagttaacttttttttatttatttaaataaaatttNaaaaaattaattttattttttttatttatttaaaataaatttttaaaagtataaaaaatattcttatataacataaagtttataattaataataaatcatataaaaatgaaaacggATAATGTTGAGATTATTTTAATAGATGAGaacatttttgaaacaaagagaaaagttttGCTAAAAAGTTGAtgtgtttttaaaagaagagaagagaaagttCTTTTTTGGAACTTttactgtttttttttattaattattttttctttaaagctTCTCGAAAAAATTTTTGACTGATTTTTGTTCTTAAGAGATAAataagctgaaaaaaaaaaattaaactactAAAAAATGTtctttaatttatctttttgttttcttttagagtttttatctcataattttttggtaaaattaTATTCTACCACATGATGAAATTAGTTATGAGCAAAGATTATAAATTGTGACGATAGATCTAAATTCAATGGAATTAACACTTGTATCCTCTTGAGAGtgtgtaataaaaaattgttttggtgaataaataaatctatGAAAACTACtttttagaaaattataattgataatttatttatattcattaaGGTAAATATTTGGAAGgataaaagggaaaagaaataggGTTATGCAAGAGATTAAGTACACAGGGAAGAGAAATGATATTAGGCCAAGTAATAAGCCAGGCGGTCAAGTTCGGCCCACTTCCAAGGGGGATTGTAGCTATCCCCCTCTGCCTCAAGCTGCAGTGGAAGATCCGTCATCCGAATGTGCTTGCTCAAACCAAGATGTGCCATCAAAAGAGCAACGTGAGTGAGCAGCTCTTTGCCATGCCGAAGCTGCATTGTATGATCTTTCCAATCGCAATGGTTGGCAGCAGAGACCAGCATCTCCATCCAAACACAGCTGATTATTTCCCATACCTCGTCTTCATCCATCCGCTTCTCGTCTTCCCTTGACAACCATCTCAATCTTTTGGCAAGCGCACTGCCTGCGAAGAACACCGACTTCCCCTGCCCCTTCATCTGAAAAAGGAACCCTCGCCACTCTGCATCGATAGCCAGCAGCGTCGTGGCAGCCAACCGAACGCCTTTGATTTGCATTTCCTGGTCGAGAAATTTGACAGCTTCCCTGCAAGTGTCTCTGTATCTCAGCTCACCAATACCTTTTCGAAGCATAAATGGAGCCTTAACCAGGAGGTACAACATGTAATCGGACAAGTGTTTACTTATTCGGCAGCGGGCACTGAAACTTCCTCGTGGATACCTTCTTCGTTGATCATAGTAAAGAATATCCGTAGCAATATGCCAAATAAGGAGGCTGTGGGTGAACTCTAGATCCTTTAAGCTCCAACCCACCTCCTCGTGGAGTTCTTTGCTGTGTAGCAACTCATAAGCTCCCCCGTTCAGTAAACATGAGAGTGACTTGAAATCAAATTGCTTTTGTTCGTATTGCGTACGTTTCTCTTTAAGATGAAGGAAAATGAAATCCTTCAGTTCAAGGTCCACATCTATCCAATCAGGACGACGCCAATTCTGATCTAATTGATGCAGGGACTTCTCTAAAACTGTGTTTCCCAGGCGAAGTTTATTTGCAACTGTACTAATCGTGGTTGCCTTGGACTTTAGGCAATATTTTAGAAGGCTACTTTGTGCCATGGATGTGATTCCTTTCCCCTTCTTTCTATGCTTTAACCAACGATTAATAACTCGATCAACACATTTAGGAAGCTTCTTGCCGCCTGGTTTGGTCCACTGGCGCACTGTCCACTTGGAGAATAGCTGCGTAACGAGTGCAAGGGTGTCTGCAATAATAGCTACCACCAGCAGCAAGTAAGTTATGGCAACGTCGACACGTGGGTAGGGACGCTTGCTAATGAAGACTGAGAAGGCAATAAATCCTGAAATGCAAGACAGTAAGCTGATGGAGAGGAGGATGAGACCCGTGACAGAGTTAAGGATGCTGGTCTTGGTGTAAAGCATGTCGTACAAGAATTCTAGTTCAATGTCTACCAACATGAAGGCCTCTTTAGCGGACATGGACTTCTGTAAAGTGAAGATGTCATTTAACTTTTTGTAAAACCGAAGCTTGAGGCCTGAAAATAGGGGCACGAACATCTTGAAGGAAAGATATGCTTGATGGAGATATTCAGCTTCTGGTCTTACGCCTTCCCTTCCCAAGTAATCCATCAGTAGCTCATGCTTAGGAAAATCGAATTTGCCCTCGAGCGTGTGTGAAATTTCAGGGGGAGGAGCTCTTAAAACTGATTTTTTGTAATTCTCGAAGCTTGAGACACTGAGAATCCAAATTCGTTCCCCGCACTTGATAATCCCAGCTATGAATATCAACGTAGCTAGAAAATTGAACCCAGTATGTCTAGTTTGGAACCTCCAGTAGACATAATATGCCATCCCAAATTGGATGAGTAGGCCAACCAAGTATCTTACCCACAATGCACTTTCTTCCAAGTAGTTAGCAGCCATGGTTTCCGCATTGCCAAGATGCAAGAGAAGGAAAGGTGCCCAGAGCACTTCAATGGCATTGATCTTCTCTATTTGGCGCTTTAGGAGGGTAGAAAGTGAAGCAGTTGCAACCCAGTCTCCCAGGAAGTATGCTAGCCAACCAACGGGTATGACCCAACGACTTGCTTTTCCCTTAATTCCATGCCCAAATCCAATGAGAACAATGTGCAGAAAGAGGCTAAGTAGAACAAGTGAGCATAGCTCCACTTTGTTCCACAAATCCTTGCCAGCACTTGGGAGCTGACTTCTGTCGGTGGCCCATCTGCTGGCCTCCGAAAAGAGCAGGCCACTGGCAACTGAATAATTCGGGGTAGGAGGAACCAAGgcaagaaagattaaatgaGTCCATGCAAAATGTTACGAGATTACGGATAGATGACTAATACTACAAGACAGAAATCAAAATGAGAAGCAAAATAGAGTAAAACATATTCTAGTTGCAACAAAATCAGCCCCTTAAAAttcttctatttatttatttatttatctcatGATTGATAGAACATACTTGAAAGTAGCATGGAGTTTTATCTTCAATTTGTGCCCAACCAACTTAAAGTCTTAGGTATGCAGAAGTTTTCCCTGTTGGTGAATGCGTACCATTTCTCCTCCAAAAATATTGCTAGAAGCTGCAGAGTAACAAATTGATTAAAGGAACAAAAACCTTGCATTTGCACTGCTATTTGTTCTGCATGCTATTGCAATGCAGCCAAATGCATTTAAGTAGCAGCAGCGTAAGGAAGAGAAAGATTAAGGAACTGCCAAAGTAGCATGAAAACAGTATAAATTATGGTCTTGAGACAAGGGATGGATTCATGAGAGGGAATGCCCAACTTACCTGGTTCTCCAAACTTTTGGTTCAAGGTATCATTTATCATTACCAAGAACATTTAGACAAagaattaatttgaaaaattagtgCCACTGAACTTCTCCAAAAATGGGAATTCTGTTGTAAGAAGCCCCTGCAGCTACAGCTACAGCTACAGGTCTCACAATGATATTTATGGCTTCAAACAGGGGGAAGGCGCTGTGAAACACATGATACCACTTTTTAACAAGTAATCAATACTGAAACATTACGCATCAAATTGATgtgaagaaaagaattttgtcCCCATCCCATCCGTAAGCCTTGATCGACTTCTTCAATAAAATGAAgtgagagaaggaaaaagttATCTAGGAAAGGAAAAGCCACCTCAGTTTTAAGTGTACTTACCAGAAGACGAATAAATGGGTTGCAAAAGACAACACCCATAAATGGGTTGCCTTTGGATTCTACAAAAATCAAAGGCGACACTTCCATATGCTTGTGTCTCactttcaagaaaaagcaaTGCTACTATAACGCCCGGACAACTTGCAAGCTTTAAAAGCCGGTGTCATCTGTGCTGACATTGTCAGAGCCGTAGAAGAGAATAACCACATAAAGGTGAAGGTGCATTGAAGCAATGAATACATGCAAAACAAATGACATTTTTGAACTGACGTGATTAATGGGATTCCATTTGCAAGCAAACCTTTGGAAATAtttcattagtttttctttttcttagaGGTaacttttataatattaaaatatatctaTACAGTTCAAGAAACTGTAGTGGGATATGAACCCCGATTCACTAGACATTGCCATTTGCCAGGCTAATGATCAAGTTCCAAGCCTTACGCAAAACATTGACATTTGCCAGTTTTCAGCTGACCTCATTGGCCATTACAGCCCAACGCTCAAATTTCAGTTAGGTGGCATTTGTTAAaattaactatatttattaaaatacaagtatatttatatttttttattattaatttttatataatatcatttcttaaatatatttttaatatcatatatttcattttcaatattttttataatcttatatattttattttcatttctgaATATAAtttcctatatatatattttttaatttttttcctttaaaagataaaaattttattgagaGTCATCATTTACCATCCAATAGAGAATAACTACTGAGAGTAATAAAGAGATATCATTTgaaattcatattaaaaaaataaattataacattACAAATGCctttaataaagtaataaaattgaaaagtaaaaatatatttaataacatCGTAGAGTGCAATACAATATGATTACATtggttttaaattataatcacattacat
It includes:
- the LOC18596245 gene encoding uncharacterized protein LOC18596245, with protein sequence MLLSIASGLLFSEASRWATDRSQLPSAGKDLWNKVELCSLVLLSLFLHIVLIGFGHGIKGKASRWVIPVGWLAYFLGDWVATASLSTLLKRQIEKINAIEVLWAPFLLLHLGNAETMAANYLEESALWVRYLVGLLIQFGMAYYVYWRFQTRHTGFNFLATLIFIAGIIKCGERIWILSVSSFENYKKSVLRAPPPEISHTLEGKFDFPKHELLMDYLGREGVRPEAEYLHQAYLSFKMFVPLFSGLKLRFYKKLNDIFTLQKSMSAKEAFMLVDIELEFLYDMLYTKTSILNSVTGLILLSISLLSCISGFIAFSVFISKRPYPRVDVAITYLLLVVAIIADTLALVTQLFSKWTVRQWTKPGGKKLPKCVDRVINRWLKHRKKGKGITSMAQSSLLKYCLKSKATTISTVANKLRLGNTVLEKSLHQLDQNWRRPDWIDVDLELKDFIFLHLKEKRTQYEQKQFDFKSLSCLLNGGAYELLHSKELHEEVGWSLKDLEFTHSLLIWHIATDILYYDQRRRYPRGSFSARCRISKHLSDYMLYLLVKAPFMLRKGIGELRYRDTCREAVKFLDQEMQIKGVRLAATTLLAIDAEWRGFLFQMKGQGKSVFFAGSALAKRLRWLSREDEKRMDEDEVWEIISCVWMEMLVSAANHCDWKDHTMQLRHGKELLTHVALLMAHLGLSKHIRMTDLPLQLEAEGDSYNPPWKWAELDRLAYYLA